One Planktothrix serta PCC 8927 genomic window carries:
- the dnaX gene encoding DNA polymerase III subunit gamma/tau — protein sequence MSYEPLHHKYRPQIFGHLVGQEAIATTLTNAIESRRIAPAYLFTGPRGTGKTSSARILAKSLNCLANQNPTATPCGICEVCKGITNGSTLDVIEIDAASNTGVDNIRELIERSQFAPVQCRYKVYVIDECLTGDSLVQTREGLIRIDNPRLKGKQVLSYNEDQGIWEYKKVLRWLDQGERSTLVIKTNNYEIRCTDNHLLRTETGWIEAKNVREGMKILSPVNVGVGVEFPSNQWNTSLKTVVSVQVGEIAKVYDIEVEDHHNFVANGLLVHNCHMLSTAAFNALLKTLEEPPDRVVFVLATTDPQRVLPTIISRCQRFDFRRIPLDSMIKHLQYIAQQENINIADDAVFMVAQIAQGGLRDAESLLDQLSLLSGEITVEKVWDLVGAVPERDLISLLEAIDSGNTAIILDCIRNLLNRGREPLIVLQNLAGFYRDLLIAKTAPKRSDLVALTQPTWEQLCQFSHRWDENIILAGQKHLRESEVQIKNSTQPRLWLEIILLGLLPAALQKPVVTQTVSVVQTSQRTFETQPETVPFVQRSEPSYPPQNPVNLPVSQPTYTPEAQPQTQPQVKAEVPATPPEPPIVTDANLDQIWQQVLDCIQPFGTKEMFRQNGRLIQFNSEVAYIKMKSEPVLKMAKERISNLEKAFQQVFGHAVKINFDTRGGTSSDRVQEFTPPSPSYTPVENSRVSSPEVSQSSAINNQEKQQISDSQSQDIEAFNKTEDAKNNSFKLMETGKMPVPLETIEIVKKTVQLNPEESDAESVAIASQKLAEFFQGKIIELEEKPISKTTTLLDKKADSIEIDQNDSFIENDDLDEENYDDF from the coding sequence GTGAGTTACGAACCCCTACACCACAAGTACCGTCCCCAAATTTTTGGCCATTTGGTCGGACAAGAGGCGATCGCCACCACCCTCACGAATGCGATCGAGTCTCGACGTATCGCTCCCGCTTACCTATTTACCGGGCCAAGAGGAACGGGAAAAACCTCCAGTGCGAGAATTTTAGCCAAATCTCTGAATTGTTTGGCCAATCAAAACCCAACAGCCACACCTTGCGGCATTTGTGAGGTTTGTAAAGGCATTACCAATGGATCAACTTTAGATGTGATTGAAATTGACGCCGCTAGTAATACCGGGGTTGATAATATTAGAGAATTAATTGAGCGATCGCAATTTGCCCCGGTTCAATGTCGGTATAAAGTATATGTTATAGATGAATGTTTAACCGGAGATAGTTTAGTTCAAACCCGTGAAGGACTCATCCGAATTGATAATCCCAGATTGAAAGGAAAACAAGTTTTAAGTTATAACGAAGATCAAGGAATTTGGGAATATAAAAAAGTTTTGCGCTGGTTAGATCAAGGAGAACGTTCTACCCTTGTTATTAAAACAAACAATTACGAAATTAGATGCACAGATAATCATTTGTTGAGAACAGAAACAGGATGGATAGAAGCCAAAAACGTCAGAGAAGGAATGAAGATCTTATCCCCTGTGAATGTGGGTGTGGGTGTGGAATTTCCATCAAATCAATGGAATACAAGTTTAAAAACAGTCGTATCTGTTCAAGTCGGAGAAATCGCTAAAGTTTATGATATTGAAGTAGAAGATCATCATAACTTTGTAGCGAATGGACTTTTGGTTCATAACTGTCATATGTTAAGTACGGCTGCATTTAATGCCCTATTAAAAACATTAGAAGAACCTCCAGATCGGGTTGTATTTGTACTAGCAACAACTGACCCCCAACGGGTTTTACCGACAATTATTTCACGGTGTCAACGGTTTGATTTTCGGCGAATTCCCTTGGATTCAATGATCAAACATTTACAATATATTGCCCAACAAGAAAATATTAATATTGCTGATGATGCTGTTTTTATGGTGGCTCAAATTGCCCAAGGGGGGTTAAGAGATGCGGAAAGTCTACTCGATCAACTCAGTTTATTATCCGGTGAAATTACGGTTGAGAAAGTCTGGGATTTAGTTGGGGCTGTTCCTGAACGAGATTTAATCAGTTTATTAGAAGCCATTGATTCAGGAAATACGGCTATTATTTTAGACTGTATTCGTAATCTGCTTAACCGAGGACGGGAGCCTTTAATTGTCCTGCAAAATTTAGCCGGATTTTATCGAGATTTATTAATTGCTAAAACTGCACCTAAGCGTTCTGATTTAGTTGCCTTAACTCAACCCACTTGGGAACAACTTTGTCAATTTTCTCACCGTTGGGATGAGAATATTATTCTAGCAGGTCAGAAACATTTACGAGAAAGTGAAGTTCAAATCAAAAATTCAACTCAACCGCGTCTTTGGTTAGAAATTATCTTATTAGGGTTACTTCCAGCAGCTTTACAAAAACCTGTTGTTACTCAAACCGTTTCTGTTGTCCAAACGTCTCAAAGAACCTTTGAAACTCAACCGGAAACCGTGCCATTTGTGCAACGTTCAGAACCTTCTTATCCTCCACAAAACCCGGTTAATCTTCCTGTTTCTCAACCTACATACACCCCAGAAGCTCAACCGCAAACCCAACCGCAAGTTAAAGCCGAAGTTCCCGCAACTCCCCCAGAACCACCTATTGTTACTGATGCTAATTTAGATCAAATTTGGCAACAGGTATTAGATTGTATTCAACCCTTTGGAACAAAAGAGATGTTTCGACAAAACGGGCGTTTAATCCAGTTTAATTCGGAAGTTGCATATATTAAAATGAAATCTGAACCTGTATTAAAAATGGCTAAAGAGAGAATATCGAATTTAGAAAAGGCATTTCAGCAGGTTTTTGGTCATGCTGTCAAAATTAATTTTGATACCAGAGGCGGAACATCTTCTGATCGAGTTCAAGAATTCACTCCCCCATCTCCATCTTATACTCCTGTTGAGAATTCTAGGGTTTCTTCTCCAGAAGTTTCACAATCTTCTGCTATTAATAATCAAGAAAAACAACAAATTTCTGATTCTCAATCTCAAGATATTGAAGCATTCAATAAAACAGAAGATGCTAAAAATAATTCATTTAAACTGATGGAGACAGGCAAGATGCCTGTTCCACTTGAAACAATAGAAATAGTTAAAAAAACAGTTCAATTAAATCCTGAAGAATCCGATGCTGAATCTGTTGCGATCGCTTCTCAAAAATTAGCAGAATTCTTTCAAGGAAAAATCATTGAATTAGAAGAAAAACCAATATCTAAAACAACTACTTTATTAGACAAAAAAGCTGATTCTATTGAAATTGATCAAAATGATAGCTTTATTGAAAATGATGATCTGGATGAAGAAAATTATGATGATTTTTGA
- a CDS encoding S-layer protein codes for MGSFTPLKAEEQPLNSSENFEQISTPTREEIINACIQNQADRLPNPYIDVEPTHWAYKAVLSLYYCGAFRQATPELLLRQETGNREINQIPNPIPTSN; via the coding sequence ATGGGTTCATTCACTCCCCTCAAAGCTGAAGAACAACCTCTTAATTCATCGGAAAATTTTGAGCAAATTTCAACACCAACACGGGAAGAAATTATTAATGCTTGTATTCAAAATCAAGCCGATCGTTTACCAAACCCTTATATTGATGTTGAACCGACTCACTGGGCTTATAAAGCTGTTTTAAGTTTATATTATTGTGGCGCATTTCGTCAAGCTACACCGGAGCTTTTGCTACGACAAGAAACCGGAAATCGAGAGATTAATCAAATACCAAATCCTATTCCCACCTCGAATTAA
- a CDS encoding CPBP family intramembrane glutamic endopeptidase, whose protein sequence is MKYKLELLREYPAFLRIVIFLLVLVLLWLPLAAPFYLWVSDRNFVSIITLIFLYVEFIILIHVWGKIIDQESHPLTRYGLVFNPKNYQNYLKGLLLGLFSLIGLFLIESLFGWVKWQSLNLDFFRISLEGFLVALGIGFAEELFFRGWLLDELNRDYSPKIALGINSLIFAGLHFIKPLSEIQRTALQFPGLVLLGSILVISKLAWFPASSHRLQLSPSGWLGLPMGLHGGLVWGYYMINIGQLIDYSDTVSEAITGIDKNPLAGVMGLLCLGAIAIFIWQKSLFRKLSQSSEFKP, encoded by the coding sequence TTGAAATACAAGCTTGAATTGTTAAGAGAATATCCTGCTTTTCTGAGAATTGTGATTTTTCTCCTGGTTTTGGTGTTGCTTTGGCTTCCCTTGGCGGCACCTTTTTATTTATGGGTGAGCGATCGCAATTTTGTTAGTATTATTACCTTAATTTTTCTCTATGTCGAGTTTATCATATTAATTCACGTCTGGGGAAAAATAATTGATCAAGAATCTCACCCCCTAACTCGCTATGGGTTAGTATTTAATCCTAAAAATTATCAAAATTATCTCAAAGGATTATTATTAGGATTATTCAGTTTAATAGGATTATTCTTAATCGAATCTTTATTTGGTTGGGTGAAATGGCAATCTCTAAACCTTGATTTTTTCAGAATTAGTTTAGAAGGGTTTTTAGTAGCCCTTGGAATTGGGTTTGCGGAAGAATTATTTTTTAGAGGATGGTTACTCGATGAATTAAACCGAGATTATTCCCCAAAAATTGCGTTAGGAATTAATAGTTTAATCTTTGCAGGATTACATTTTATTAAACCTTTATCGGAAATTCAAAGAACTGCTTTACAATTTCCGGGGTTAGTTTTATTAGGCTCAATCTTAGTTATCTCTAAACTGGCGTGGTTTCCGGCTTCTTCCCATCGTTTACAGTTAAGTCCGTCCGGTTGGTTAGGTTTGCCGATGGGGTTGCATGGGGGGTTAGTTTGGGGTTATTATATGATTAATATCGGGCAATTGATTGATTATTCTGATACGGTTTCTGAAGCTATTACTGGAATTGATAAAAATCCGTTAGCCGGGGTGATGGGGTTGTTGTGTTTGGGTGCGATCGCAATTTTTATCTGGCAAAAATCGCTATTTCGGAAATTGTCTCAATCCTCGGAATTTAAACCTTAA
- the clpS gene encoding ATP-dependent Clp protease adapter ClpS: MSVETVQKSATVRKIAPRYRVLLHNDEFNSMEYVVQVLIKTVPSLTQPQAVSIMMEAHTNGLALVITCAQEHAEFYCETLKTHGLISTIEPDE, encoded by the coding sequence GTGTCTGTTGAGACAGTACAAAAGAGTGCCACCGTTAGAAAAATTGCACCCCGTTATCGGGTTTTGCTGCATAACGATGAGTTCAATTCGATGGAGTATGTTGTCCAGGTGTTGATCAAAACTGTTCCCAGTTTGACTCAGCCCCAGGCGGTAAGTATTATGATGGAAGCCCATACAAATGGTCTGGCTTTGGTGATTACTTGCGCTCAAGAACACGCAGAATTTTACTGTGAAACGTTGAAAACTCATGGACTCATCAGCACTATTGAACCGGATGAATAA
- a CDS encoding DUF3172 domain-containing protein, with protein sequence MRRRTKMAPAKPSLFNYTALAVIGGVLILGIGIGIAISSTTTLTPENVASSQFIDRSAPSAETCIKFGASAMVTDLRVFVTLNPFNVYVTQPKLQPGCVLRTSNWAILKQRNLLNNQQERDCKQRMNTFGFTGDLENSPAINCIYQNDGAANLFINQPGGIQSPTRPESERF encoded by the coding sequence ATGAGACGTAGAACCAAAATGGCACCTGCTAAACCTTCACTCTTTAATTACACAGCTTTAGCAGTGATTGGCGGGGTACTGATTCTGGGAATTGGGATTGGGATTGCAATTAGTTCCACAACCACCTTAACGCCAGAAAACGTAGCCTCCAGTCAATTTATTGACCGAAGCGCGCCGAGTGCCGAAACCTGTATTAAATTTGGTGCAAGTGCGATGGTAACGGATCTGCGTGTTTTTGTCACCCTCAACCCCTTTAATGTGTATGTGACGCAACCGAAACTACAACCGGGATGTGTTCTCCGCACGAGTAACTGGGCGATTTTAAAACAACGGAATCTCCTGAATAATCAACAAGAGCGAGATTGTAAACAACGTATGAATACTTTTGGATTTACCGGGGATTTAGAAAATAGTCCCGCTATTAACTGTATTTATCAAAATGATGGTGCGGCGAACCTGTTTATTAATCAACCTGGGGGGATTCAATCACCAACCCGACCTGAATCAGAACGATTTTAG
- a CDS encoding AMIN domain-containing protein: protein MQTQNFKPKFKQTLQTLVASDVPALYGSLLLRTSSIVACLALTTAYPLAVQAVVVGDWKIDPNTGTVEVELPSGSKPQLSVYNIPPRLVLDLPNTEVEINITERYETGVVRQVTLTQAKSKQAQLVVEFAPGISIDAEALDLRQIGIDNLWVLRPTLQTLPPEAPPTPANVATTQPQTTPTPRQVTASTTPQTSTTVKPPEPSKPPQYSVRQYDPRQTALPNPQPTRDSSLEVVRVPVNQPTQFQVLPTMTPPPPPPQTVVYIPQTPAYRPPVPVSEAVVLVAPNPQFSSTASLPQAVPFGQPLPPVGQPGTQSYIYPPRPSAILLPTGTKLTLLYPTEDQVRLTRRSERQDVLLLQGGIVDSLGNFIVPPDTPIVGEFETTTKGSRFIAQAINLEGRSIAIRGQSNWIPGSLEVSPERVGIGTGAGSLAGFLVSGFTGIGALVGAIAGAGIGLGTSPSPTTLQPGQMISIQLTQDLTTPNFFLVNQ from the coding sequence ATGCAAACGCAAAACTTCAAGCCCAAATTTAAGCAAACTTTACAAACGTTAGTCGCCTCAGATGTACCCGCGTTGTATGGGAGTCTGCTGTTGAGAACTTCTAGTATTGTCGCTTGTCTGGCCCTAACAACTGCCTATCCCTTAGCAGTACAGGCGGTGGTGGTGGGAGACTGGAAAATTGATCCGAACACTGGAACCGTTGAGGTTGAATTACCATCGGGTAGTAAACCCCAATTATCGGTTTATAATATTCCCCCTCGTTTAGTCCTAGACCTACCCAATACCGAAGTTGAAATTAATATCACAGAACGCTATGAGACAGGCGTTGTGCGTCAAGTTACGTTAACCCAAGCTAAATCCAAACAAGCTCAATTAGTCGTTGAGTTTGCGCCGGGGATTAGTATTGATGCGGAAGCTTTAGATTTACGACAAATAGGAATAGATAACCTCTGGGTACTGCGTCCAACCCTGCAAACCTTACCCCCAGAAGCACCCCCCACTCCCGCTAATGTTGCGACAACTCAACCCCAAACCACCCCAACTCCTAGACAGGTGACCGCTTCGACAACACCCCAAACCTCCACAACCGTTAAACCGCCAGAACCTTCTAAACCGCCTCAATATTCTGTGCGTCAATACGACCCCAGACAAACGGCCTTACCCAACCCCCAACCGACAAGAGACTCCAGCTTAGAGGTGGTGAGAGTTCCGGTTAATCAACCGACTCAATTTCAGGTACTTCCCACGATGACACCGCCACCGCCACCTCCTCAGACGGTCGTATATATCCCTCAAACACCAGCTTATCGCCCTCCGGTTCCCGTCTCTGAAGCGGTGGTTTTGGTGGCTCCCAACCCCCAATTCAGTAGCACTGCATCCCTCCCCCAAGCGGTTCCCTTTGGTCAACCCTTACCCCCCGTTGGACAGCCAGGAACACAATCTTATATTTATCCTCCCCGTCCGTCAGCGATTTTGCTCCCGACGGGAACGAAGTTAACACTACTGTATCCGACAGAAGATCAAGTGCGTTTAACCCGTCGTTCAGAACGTCAGGATGTGTTGTTATTACAAGGGGGAATAGTTGATAGTTTAGGGAATTTTATTGTTCCACCGGATACGCCAATTGTGGGAGAATTTGAAACGACAACAAAAGGCAGTCGATTTATTGCTCAAGCGATTAATTTAGAGGGTCGCAGCATTGCAATTCGAGGTCAATCTAATTGGATTCCAGGGTCTTTAGAAGTTAGTCCTGAACGAGTAGGAATTGGGACAGGTGCGGGAAGTTTAGCCGGATTTCTGGTTAGTGGATTTACCGGAATTGGCGCGTTAGTGGGTGCGATCGCAGGTGCAGGAATTGGTCTAGGAACATCCCCTTCACCCACAACATTACAACCCGGTCAAATGATTTCAATTCAATTAACCCAAGATCTCACAACCCCGAATTTCTTTTTGGTCAATCAATAA
- a CDS encoding HepT-like ribonuclease domain-containing protein, producing the protein MSRSIRLYVEDILTSGVKVRRYTEGMSFEDFQGDERTYDAVVRNLQIIGEAVKNIPQEIRLKYSEVEWRKIAGLRDILAHAYFSIEDEIIWDIVETKIPPLIIVVERILEAEFGNE; encoded by the coding sequence ATGTCGCGTAGTATTCGCCTTTATGTGGAAGATATCCTCACTTCTGGAGTCAAAGTCAGACGGTACACAGAAGGAATGAGCTTTGAGGATTTCCAAGGTGATGAGCGCACTTATGATGCGGTTGTGCGGAATTTGCAGATTATTGGAGAAGCCGTTAAAAATATTCCCCAGGAAATTCGCTTGAAGTATTCAGAGGTTGAATGGCGAAAAATTGCTGGACTGCGTGATATTTTGGCTCACGCTTATTTTAGTATTGAAGATGAGATTATCTGGGATATTGTGGAAACTAAAATTCCCCCATTAATAATAGTAGTGGAGCGAATTTTAGAGGCAGAGTTTGGGAATGAATAA
- a CDS encoding nucleotidyltransferase family protein encodes MKRDEVLSILAQHRMVLKDLGVKLLAIFGSVARDEARPDSDVDILVEFEGSVTFDRYMDVKFYLEDLLETRVDLVSQRSLKPLIRSTIEHEAIYVA; translated from the coding sequence ATGAAGCGGGATGAGGTTCTCAGTATTCTGGCGCAGCATCGGATGGTATTAAAAGACTTGGGAGTCAAATTGTTAGCAATATTCGGTTCTGTCGCCAGGGATGAAGCTAGACCTGATAGTGATGTTGATATTTTAGTTGAGTTTGAGGGTTCAGTTACATTTGACCGCTATATGGATGTAAAATTTTACCTCGAAGATTTACTAGAAACGCGGGTAGACTTGGTAAGTCAGCGATCGCTTAAACCTCTGATTCGCTCTACTATAGAACACGAAGCTATTTATGTCGCGTAG
- a CDS encoding peptidoglycan-binding protein, with product MTKGINSEQDTVQKQPGDGETLSNQEKLLDHTVFKGTWKKSHQFGLATGSLLLLTLSVITFSQASSTDFLLKKGSQGTEVSHLQQRLKEAGYWSGNITGNYDELTKNAVKSFQKEQGIVVNGKLDEKTNSILINRTEKKSLASRYLDHQVEDLNPTDERLNPQLKLQKRIKGDLAPKSVVYSGNGLFFVQNMMYEHSINVYDRQFNLIKKIQDEVKLSDYGYADFKDSRYQGSPVEVAFSPDGQSAYISNYEMFGSEFTNPGYDTCEPSDQFDPSFIYQVNTQTLEIKNVIQVGSVPKFVAVSPNNRWVLVSNWCSGDLSIIDSQSHQEIKRIPLGQFPRGIAIDPQSKLAYIAVMGTSDIAVVNLEDYTVNWMYDVGLYPRHLVLDSLGKYLYVTLNGDDHVAKIDRKTGEIISKIFTGSAPRSMVLSADNQFLYVVNYYSHTVSKVRTETMELIENVTVDLNPIGITLDPQTHQIWVACYTGSLIVLQDKF from the coding sequence ATGACAAAAGGAATCAACTCAGAACAGGATACTGTTCAGAAACAGCCTGGGGATGGAGAAACTTTATCAAATCAGGAAAAACTTCTAGATCACACAGTTTTTAAAGGGACGTGGAAGAAAAGCCATCAGTTCGGTTTAGCAACGGGTTCTTTACTGCTATTAACTTTATCTGTAATTACTTTCAGCCAAGCCAGTTCAACGGATTTTTTATTAAAAAAAGGCAGTCAAGGAACGGAAGTTAGTCACCTACAACAGCGTTTAAAGGAAGCCGGATATTGGTCAGGAAATATTACCGGAAATTATGACGAATTAACGAAAAATGCAGTTAAAAGTTTTCAAAAAGAGCAAGGAATTGTAGTTAATGGAAAGCTAGATGAAAAAACAAATTCTATCTTAATAAATAGGACAGAAAAGAAAAGTTTAGCCTCCCGTTATTTAGATCATCAAGTAGAAGACTTAAATCCAACGGATGAACGTCTCAATCCTCAACTGAAACTTCAAAAAAGAATTAAAGGAGATTTAGCGCCCAAATCCGTTGTTTATTCAGGAAATGGGTTATTTTTTGTGCAGAATATGATGTATGAACATTCGATTAATGTTTATGATCGTCAGTTTAATTTAATTAAAAAAATTCAGGATGAAGTCAAATTAAGCGATTATGGTTATGCTGATTTTAAAGATAGTCGATATCAAGGTTCTCCGGTAGAAGTGGCATTTTCTCCCGATGGACAATCAGCTTATATCAGCAATTATGAAATGTTTGGTTCAGAATTTACGAATCCTGGCTATGATACTTGTGAACCTTCTGATCAATTTGATCCCAGTTTTATTTATCAAGTTAATACCCAAACTTTAGAGATTAAAAATGTAATTCAAGTCGGTTCTGTTCCTAAATTTGTAGCGGTTTCTCCGAACAATCGTTGGGTATTAGTGAGTAATTGGTGTTCGGGAGATTTAAGTATTATTGATAGCCAATCTCACCAGGAAATCAAACGGATTCCTTTAGGTCAATTTCCGCGTGGAATTGCGATTGATCCGCAATCAAAACTCGCTTATATTGCGGTGATGGGAACTTCAGATATTGCGGTGGTTAATTTAGAAGATTATACGGTCAATTGGATGTATGATGTGGGATTATATCCTCGGCATTTAGTGTTAGATAGTTTGGGGAAATATTTATATGTCACCCTGAATGGCGATGATCATGTTGCTAAAATTGATCGAAAAACGGGAGAAATTATTAGCAAAATCTTTACGGGAAGTGCGCCTAGAAGTATGGTTTTATCGGCAGATAACCAGTTTTTATATGTTGTTAATTATTATTCTCACACTGTTAGTAAAGTTCGCACTGAAACAATGGAATTGATCGAAAATGTTACCGTAGATTTAAACCCCATTGGTATTACTCTCGATCCGCAAACTCATCAAATTTGGGTGGCGTGTTATACCGGAAGTCTTATTGTTTTACAGGATAAATTTTAA
- a CDS encoding SDR family oxidoreductase translates to MQTDKHRFTPAEIPAQKLDYPASQEDMIPQPQTDLSEYKPAGKLQGKVALITGGDSGIGRAIAIAYAMEGADVAIVYQHNEHDAEVTCQEVQKHGKKCLGLKGDVRDFAACERMVQQTVKQFGKLNILVNNAAYQMAQVKIEDLSLEQFRQTMETNVFGYFYMVKASLNHLKDTDTIINTGSITGQIGRDILVDYATSKGAVHAFTKSLAANLSTRNIRVNAVVPGAVWTPSIPTSLPLKEIDQFDTESIMGRAAQPEEVAPAYVFLASSDSSFMTGTLLEVTGGKLTHP, encoded by the coding sequence ATGCAAACAGATAAACATCGTTTTACTCCGGCTGAAATTCCAGCGCAAAAACTCGACTATCCTGCGTCTCAAGAGGATATGATTCCTCAGCCTCAAACCGATTTATCTGAGTATAAACCCGCCGGGAAACTGCAAGGAAAAGTGGCTTTGATTACCGGAGGAGATTCGGGAATTGGTCGGGCGATTGCGATCGCTTATGCCATGGAAGGGGCTGATGTGGCAATTGTTTATCAACACAATGAACATGATGCAGAAGTTACCTGTCAAGAAGTGCAAAAACACGGTAAAAAATGTTTAGGCTTGAAAGGAGATGTGCGGGATTTTGCAGCTTGTGAACGAATGGTTCAACAAACAGTTAAACAGTTTGGAAAATTGAATATTTTAGTCAATAATGCGGCTTATCAAATGGCTCAGGTAAAAATTGAAGATCTGAGTTTAGAACAGTTTCGTCAAACGATGGAAACCAATGTTTTTGGATATTTTTATATGGTGAAAGCATCATTAAATCATCTCAAAGATACAGATACCATCATTAATACGGGCAGTATTACAGGTCAAATCGGTCGGGATATTCTCGTTGATTACGCGACGAGTAAGGGCGCAGTACACGCTTTTACTAAGTCTTTGGCGGCAAATTTAAGCACTCGTAATATTCGCGTAAATGCGGTTGTTCCGGGTGCAGTTTGGACACCGAGCATCCCGACAAGTTTACCCCTTAAAGAAATCGATCAATTTGATACTGAAAGTATTATGGGACGTGCGGCCCAACCGGAAGAAGTTGCTCCCGCTTATGTGTTTTTAGCATCTTCAGATAGTAGTTTTATGACGGGAACTTTATTAGAAGTGACAGGAGGAAAATTAACTCATCCATGA
- a CDS encoding alpha-amylase family glycosyl hydrolase, translating to MPNSIEFSLLAPYNKEAALIGSFSDWKDIPMKKGKDGYFRTKVELKDGTYQYKFRVRSRSWFLEPDEWVEIVDPYATDIDDPTQNGIIRIKEGEKIIDTYVWKHDDKPLPPDHKLVIYEMHVGDFSGGEDDSFARGKYQHVMEKLDYLCELGVNAIELMPVKEHPGDHSWGYNPRYFFASESSYGTTEQLKNLIDECHGRGIRVLIDGVYNHSEASCPLTQIDHDYWYHHSQQDAEFNWGPEFNYEHYDKNLDIYPARKFIGDTVKFWVREYHLDGIRYDAAKQIGNYDFLRWVVQEAKHEAGVKPFYNVAEYVPENPSITNSDGPMDACWHDSFYHILTDHLCGDTFDLEQLKDILDGKRQGFMGPNNIVNYLGNHDHNRLIVELGNRGIFDDEVFKRVKLGVALLITAVGIPLIWMGEEFGEYKAKTIESAKLDWKLLENESNQSLFQYYKGLIFLRETNHALYSGNIDFFHEDPDNKVLAYTRWNDQGSRIVVVVNFSDQYLAGYQVPHFPANGTWHEWTSNYDIESGDDNILIDLPEYEAKVFVWKE from the coding sequence ATGCCTAATTCAATTGAATTTTCTCTGTTGGCTCCTTATAATAAAGAAGCAGCATTAATCGGAAGTTTTTCGGACTGGAAAGACATCCCCATGAAAAAAGGTAAAGATGGTTATTTTCGGACTAAAGTTGAGTTAAAAGATGGAACGTATCAATATAAATTTCGAGTGCGTTCGAGAAGTTGGTTTTTAGAACCCGATGAATGGGTAGAAATTGTTGATCCCTACGCCACTGATATTGATGATCCCACTCAAAATGGAATTATTCGGATTAAAGAAGGGGAAAAAATCATTGATACTTATGTTTGGAAACATGATGATAAACCCTTACCTCCCGATCATAAATTAGTGATTTATGAAATGCACGTCGGGGATTTTTCAGGAGGAGAAGATGACTCCTTTGCACGGGGCAAATATCAGCACGTTATGGAAAAGTTAGATTATTTGTGTGAATTAGGGGTGAATGCGATTGAATTAATGCCAGTCAAAGAACATCCGGGAGATCATAGTTGGGGATATAATCCTCGCTATTTCTTTGCTTCGGAGTCCAGTTATGGCACAACTGAACAATTAAAAAACCTGATTGATGAATGTCATGGACGCGGAATTCGAGTGTTAATTGATGGCGTTTATAACCATTCAGAAGCCTCCTGTCCTTTAACTCAAATTGATCATGATTATTGGTATCATCATAGCCAGCAAGATGCAGAATTTAACTGGGGGCCAGAATTTAATTATGAACACTATGACAAAAATTTAGACATCTATCCTGCCCGAAAATTTATTGGGGATACGGTGAAATTCTGGGTTCGAGAATATCATCTTGATGGCATTCGTTATGATGCTGCCAAACAAATTGGCAATTATGATTTTCTGCGGTGGGTGGTGCAGGAAGCCAAACATGAAGCCGGGGTAAAACCCTTTTATAATGTTGCTGAATATGTGCCAGAAAACCCCAGTATTACGAATAGTGATGGGCCGATGGATGCCTGTTGGCATGATAGTTTTTATCATATTCTAACGGATCATTTATGTGGCGATACCTTTGATTTAGAACAACTTAAAGATATTTTAGATGGCAAACGTCAAGGGTTTATGGGGCCTAACAATATTGTCAATTATTTGGGCAACCATGATCATAATCGCTTAATCGTAGAGTTAGGAAATCGCGGAATTTTTGACGATGAAGTGTTTAAACGGGTGAAATTAGGAGTGGCATTATTGATAACAGCCGTAGGAATTCCTCTGATTTGGATGGGGGAAGAATTTGGAGAATATAAAGCCAAAACAATTGAGTCGGCAAAACTGGATTGGAAATTGTTGGAAAATGAGAGTAATCAGAGTTTATTTCAATATTACAAAGGCTTGATTTTTTTACGCGAAACGAATCACGCTTTATATAGCGGAAATATTGATTTTTTCCATGAAGATCCTGATAATAAAGTTTTAGCTTATACCCGATGGAATGATCAAGGATCTCGGATCGTGGTTGTTGTTAATTTCTCTGACCAGTATTTAGCAGGTTATCAAGTTCCTCACTTCCCCGCTAATGGTACTTGGCATGAGTGGACAAGTAATTATGATATTGAATCAGGAGATGACAACATTCTCATCGATTTACCGGAATATGAAGCCAAAGTTTTTGTCTGGAAAGAATAA